From the Kitasatospora viridis genome, one window contains:
- a CDS encoding protein meaA has protein sequence MTERQQRDRPWLMRTYAGHSTAADSNALYRRNLAKGQTGLSVAFDLPTQTGYDSDHVLARGEVGRVGVPVGHIGDMRTLFDGIPLELTNTSMTINATAMWLLALYQSVAEEQGADVAKLTGTTQNDIIKEYLSRGTHVFPPGPSVRLITDMIAYTVGNIPKWNPINICSYHLQEAGATPVQEIAFAMCTAIAVLDAVRDSGQVPAERMGEVVGRISFFVNAGVRFVEEMCKLRAFGQLWEKVTLERYGIQDPKQRRFRYGVQVNSLGLTEAQPENNVQRIVLEMLAVTLSKDARARAVQLPAWNEALGLPRPWDQQWSLRIQQVLAYESDLLEYGDIFNGSPVIEGKTAELLAGAEAEIAKVLEQGGVVAAVESGYLKSALVASHAERRARIEAGEDKIVGVNCFDTTEESPLTADLDTAIMVVDPASEQAVLNGLKLWKADRDEAAAQAALAELKRVAGTTENLMAATLACARAGVTTGEWSFALREVFGEYRAPTGVGGAPVAVAAEPGGELERVRAAVAATAAELGTGKLRLLVGKPGLDGHSNGAEQIAVRARDAGFEVVYQGIRLTPEQIVSAAVAEDVHCVGLSILSGAHPELVPDVLQRLRRAGVEDVPVIVGGIIPAADAEALKAAGVAAVFTPKDFGITTIIGRIVEEIRLANHLAPILGESIKEETLA, from the coding sequence ATGACAGAGCGTCAGCAGCGAGACCGCCCCTGGTTGATGCGCACCTACGCCGGCCACTCCACCGCGGCGGACTCCAACGCGCTCTACCGCCGCAACCTGGCGAAGGGTCAGACCGGCCTCTCGGTCGCCTTCGACCTGCCCACCCAGACCGGCTACGACTCGGACCACGTGCTGGCCCGCGGCGAGGTCGGCCGGGTCGGCGTGCCGGTCGGGCACATCGGCGACATGCGCACCCTGTTCGACGGCATCCCGCTCGAACTGACCAACACCTCGATGACCATCAACGCCACCGCGATGTGGCTGCTGGCGCTCTACCAGTCGGTCGCCGAGGAGCAGGGCGCGGACGTCGCCAAGCTCACCGGCACCACCCAGAACGACATCATCAAGGAGTACCTGTCGCGCGGGACGCACGTCTTCCCGCCCGGCCCCTCGGTGCGGCTGATCACCGACATGATCGCCTACACCGTCGGCAACATCCCCAAGTGGAACCCGATCAACATCTGCAGCTACCACCTGCAGGAGGCCGGGGCCACGCCGGTCCAGGAGATCGCCTTCGCGATGTGCACGGCGATCGCGGTGCTGGACGCGGTGCGCGACTCCGGCCAGGTGCCGGCCGAGCGGATGGGCGAGGTGGTCGGCCGGATCTCCTTCTTCGTGAACGCGGGCGTCCGGTTCGTCGAGGAGATGTGCAAGCTGCGCGCCTTCGGGCAGCTCTGGGAGAAGGTCACCCTGGAGCGCTACGGCATCCAGGACCCCAAGCAGCGCCGGTTCCGCTACGGCGTGCAGGTCAACTCGCTGGGCCTGACCGAGGCCCAGCCGGAGAACAACGTCCAGCGGATCGTGCTGGAGATGCTGGCCGTCACCCTCTCCAAGGACGCCCGGGCCCGCGCCGTGCAACTGCCCGCCTGGAACGAGGCGCTGGGCCTGCCCCGGCCCTGGGACCAGCAGTGGTCGCTGCGGATCCAGCAGGTGCTGGCCTACGAGTCGGACCTGCTGGAGTACGGCGACATCTTCAACGGGTCACCCGTGATCGAGGGCAAGACCGCCGAACTGCTGGCCGGCGCCGAGGCGGAGATCGCCAAGGTGCTGGAGCAGGGCGGAGTGGTCGCGGCCGTCGAGTCCGGCTACCTGAAGTCCGCGCTGGTCGCCTCGCACGCCGAGCGGCGGGCCCGGATCGAGGCCGGCGAGGACAAGATCGTCGGGGTGAACTGCTTCGACACCACCGAGGAGAGCCCGCTCACCGCCGACCTGGACACCGCGATCATGGTGGTGGACCCGGCCAGCGAGCAGGCCGTGCTGAACGGCCTGAAGCTCTGGAAGGCCGACCGCGACGAGGCCGCCGCCCAGGCGGCGCTGGCCGAGCTCAAGCGGGTCGCCGGGACCACCGAGAACCTGATGGCCGCCACCCTGGCCTGCGCCCGGGCCGGCGTGACCACCGGCGAGTGGTCCTTCGCGCTGCGCGAGGTGTTCGGCGAGTACCGGGCCCCCACCGGGGTGGGCGGCGCGCCCGTCGCGGTGGCCGCCGAGCCCGGCGGCGAACTGGAGCGGGTGCGCGCGGCGGTGGCCGCCACCGCCGCGGAGCTGGGCACCGGCAAGCTGCGCCTGCTGGTCGGCAAGCCGGGCCTGGACGGCCACTCCAACGGCGCCGAGCAGATCGCGGTGCGGGCCCGGGACGCCGGCTTCGAGGTGGTCTACCAGGGCATCCGGCTGACGCCGGAACAGATCGTCTCGGCCGCCGTGGCGGAGGACGTGCACTGCGTGGGGCTGTCGATCCTCTCCGGTGCGCACCCGGAGCTGGTTCCGGACGTCCTGCAGCGGCTGCGCCGCGCCGGGGTGGAGGATGTGCCGGTGATCGTCGGTGGCATCATCCCCGCAGCGGACGCCGAGGCCCTGAAGGCCGCCGGTGTCGCCGCCGTCTTCACCCCGAAGGACTTCGGCATCACGACCATCATCGGCAGGATCGTCGAGGAGATCCGGCTGGCCAACCACCTCGCCCCCATCCTCGGCGAATCGATCAAGGAAGAGACCCTCGCATGA